The sequence below is a genomic window from Plutella xylostella chromosome 14, ilPluXylo3.1, whole genome shotgun sequence.
aaaaactcaaTCTTTTAATGAacgtaaaattatataaaatatttaatctaaaaataaattagaaaattacataataaaatatatactgtTCTGAATTTTCAATAATCATTTGAACCATTTATCTCACTGCAATTCATACTCGGGTGGTTCCACCATTTCCTGAATTCCGTATACACCGACGTCTCAGTATCTTCGTTCAGCTTAGAGCACAGTTCACAAACAGCGGTGGTTTTATTCACGTTGTCCACGAATGAATAGTGGTTTCTCCACTTGAAGTATCGGAAGTATTCATTCTCATCATGTCCTACTTTATGCATCAGGGCAGCCAGTTTTTCCGGCCCTAGTTGTAAAGCGTCTATGTATGATCCAGGAGGTAAGAAcctgtaaaataaaagatagatatcattatcatcatcagaccGTAGTGTCATCACAGCCCACTAGCCACTGCTGAGTCTCTCAAGGAGCCCTCTGCTAGCCTAGCCACCTATCTAAGGTTTTCCAGCGGGCTGAAGGGTAGGCTGTAGGTaacagatgatgatgatgtcctctaCGAGGTATCCGTCAGCGGCGACACCGTGCTAGTCCCGGGCGTGTGCTCGGCAGTGGCTGGCGAACCCGAAGTTTGACTTCAATACTCTTCGGCAGGTGTAGCAGAAGGCTGGCCACTGGAGTCGTATGTGTAGTTGTATGTAGGAGGGCTTGAGGTGAGCTTTCTGATGCTGGCGTTTGGCGTCAAGGTCTTACAATACAATAGGTGAATACAAGCAGTACATCAGTTTCATCCTCACCTACTGTAGTTAACCCCCCCGTACACGATCGGTATCATGTAATGCTGCAACGCACGTAGGACCTTCTCCGTTACGTAATTTACAGCAAACGAATTCTCGAAGGCTAAATAAAATGCGTAGTCGTTCTCTAAGATTTCTTCGCACTGTTTCATGTGGGTCATGGGACATTTGTAGTTACCGCAAAAGCCTATTATGTCCACGACTTCGTTGtatctaaaatatattaaaaccaAGTTTATTAGTATGTTATTAGCCCTTTAATATCTCTATTTATTACGTTATAAAAAGCGCCGGTGTTTTTGGTAGGTAGGATTTTTTTTTGAGCTGTCGCGTTCTTAGGTATGTTGTCAGGTTACCTGTTAGTCAGGTAGtgaaactatatttaaaaatgttaaataaaatcttaCCTTTTGAGCGCCTGCTGTAAGTAATGAACATATTCTACTCTATCGTTCTCAACATTCCAGCAATTACTGACTAGCCAAGCtgctaatttttttttctttctcaaTTTCGCTGCCAGATCCTCATCAATCGACAGCATTTCTTCAGGATTAATCCAGTTCATATTCAACCCAGGTCCAATAGTCCGATTATTGACATCTTTCACTAAGAAAAACGGCCAAAATATTGTAGAATCAAAGCGATAACTTACAGTCCAGTTAAAAAAGTTTTCGTATAAAATATCACATACTGGAACTTTGGTTGGTGGTTCTAACTGGAAGAAGATATATCTTTGACTTGGCCTTCGAATAAGAGGCGTCGCCATCGCGTCAGTGGGCAGGTTCTGTCGCGGGCAGCCGTTGAATATTATAGCATCATACTCCTCATGGGACATTTCGGGAAATTCCGTTGCGTTTTTCACAACGTAGCAGTTTTGATACGAGCAGTTACTCGCTTTAAACATATCAGTTCCACCGCTAAAAAGGTCTAATGGAAAAAAGCGGTTGTTTACCCATAGTAGAATTGTCTTCATTTGCTTGATATTCACATCGGATTGTATATCAGAGAAAATAGTGGTCAGCGGGATACTATGGGAAAATATTAGATACAATACAATGATAATGTATATTTGTAAAGAAcatagtataaataataacattggCCTTGAATAATTGATGGATTTAATTTTTCTCCTCCGTGCCATTGTAGGTAACTTAGTTCAAACTACACATTTTATAAGTAGAAAATTTTAACGCTACTCCGGCTTTGGCTATTCACAAAAAGACGTATAAAATGTCAAAATAGCAAAATAGTTATGTCAAAGTAGGTCTTAAGTTTgtcttaagtaggtaggtactctgtGGCCAAAGGTAAAATCTTTCGGCGCTGAAAAATGCTAAAATGCAAATACAAAAGCTCAGAGTAATAATTTGAGCCATGGCGGTGTAACGGATACTGTCTTTAGTTCGAATTCGgccatgtaccaatgaattctgaAGAAATAAGGGATACCTAAAAGTATAATTATACCACGTGtttttacggtgaaggaaaaaatCGTGAGGAAACCCGCACAtctacatttctatagtgtaTTGTGTTCATTCCAAAACGACGAACGGTTCGCGACTTATCACGTAGGTGCAAAATgcacagcgaaaagcgggtgactcgtaAACTGGGTGCAGCAACTGTGCAGTTTATAGGTACAAGAGTATCGATACAATTGCAGTAAAAGCTTTACTCACGAGCAGGCAAAATCCCAAGAAACAATCGAACTTCAAAACAATCTATGAATCAAATGTGTCATATTGCAGTTAGTTTCCCGATGGTTCCACCACTTTCTGAACTCTGGATACGTGTCTCTCCCCTCATCCTCATTCAGTCTGGCACAGAGCTGGCACATCACCTCTTCACCAGCCGTGTTGTCTTTGTAACTGTACTGGTTCCTCCACTTGAAATAGTCAAAGAGTTTGGTTTCGTCCCGGGATACATCTAGCATGAGGTCCGCTAGCCTAGCTGCTCCTAGGTGTAAGGCGTCTATGTATGAGAGTGGTGGAAGAAACCTGAGGATAATATAGCGAGTTTTAGTATCTTCATCTATCGTctagcggtggtagctcagtcgggtaagcgcccgcttctcacgtaAGAGatgtgggttcaaatcccggcgctgacatgaaccaatgagttcttttaacttcagtcaatgtataccatcgctcttatgGTGAAGAAAATcatcgtgaggaaatctgcatatctagatttagcacatctagatatattatgtgaacccgcagtggaccagcgtggtgggaaatagtctaagcttaggaaggcagtttagaccttggggatatgcacaaaggttccactagacagccaggtgcaggtacatACACcaccacagagaatagaatagaatagtgtcTTCATCAATATTATAAAGCGTTTAACTATAATGACATTATATTAAAAACTAGGAATTGTTTTTAAAGTACTTGTACGAATAAGTATAAACGTGTAAGTTTGCATGTTGTTCTTTCATGGAAGAAGTAACGTAAAATTCATACCTTTTGTAGTTGGAACCACCATAAACGATAGGAACCGCATTATTCTGTAAAGCCCGCAAAGCTTTCTCAGTAATATAGTCTTCGGAAAAACTATTCTCGAATGCCAAATAGAACTTGTAGTGTTTATTAACAATATTGTCGCAGGATTTTGTTTGCAGTTTCGGGCAACTTAATGATCCGCAGTATCCATAAATATCAATGTCGTAATGGTAtctaaaaaatacaaagtctTCAGTTTCAGAGTGATGGATTTTAAGGGCGATTATTCTTACTAACAAGAGGTATATGGTCATCTAGATATCATCAGACATAGATCTTAAAATCTGCAAAATAGCACCTGCTTCTGTTGGAGATGGCGAATTTTAGAGAAGAGGCCATGGGCGGCTGAAGTAATGGAAGTGAACCTAGTAGAACGCCTCCTGCCCGCTCGACTGATGACAGGTTAGTTGGTAGATGAAGGCCAAAGACAATAAGGTTTTGCCGGTAAAGCTGTACAATATgacactatacagggtgattggaaagtcgatgtattcctttaaatgggttgtagttgaaggcatttccagtcgattgaaccccataatgcattatccgagagtcaaccatttctgagttatttaagttttaagattttttaagaattttgccaaaatttatgtttaaaagcaaaatatttcaaaaactaacgattttttaaatacgttttttattgtttagttcactacagcttaaaaacataatcaatttataagctttaaaatgacatattccaatctaaaatcgattaaggtatgaccaagatatagccaaaacaaccgcataggcggacaaatctcagttgggaaacgaacaagattttgttttaattttaaggtGAAATGTCTTATAACTGGACTTTGTAGAGCTCCAAACcgtttgttaattattgttctccgaTAGCGCGGTTCCTCAATGGCACAGATCGATTACAAGGCGAATTAACCGTCATCGAACAGTAGTTTTGTGGAACCGGGTTGTGaagaattattttgttttaccaatcataattgaaaattacaatcggctaaccgtgttatcggacaagcattatttcggtgaagcaacctTGTCCTAGATCTGTCCATTTGAGGAACCGCACTATTGGAACACAATAATTAGTAAACGGTTCGGATAAGTCCAGTTACAATactttttaccttaaaattggaacaaaatcttGGTTGTTTCCCTATTGAGATTTGTCCGCCTATGCGGtcgttttggctatatcttggtcataccttaatcgattttagattggaatatgtcattttaaagcttataaattgattatttttttaagctgtagtgaactaaacaataaaaaagtattaaaaaaatcgttaatttttttaatattttgcttttaaacataaattttggcaagattcttaaaaaaacttaaaacttaaataactcagaaatggttgactttcggataatgcattatggggttcaatcaactggaaatgccttcaactacaacccatttaaaggaatacatcgacttaccaatcaccctgtataatagtCAAGTACAATGTTATAGGTTCGTGTTATTTTACATCACTACCATGCAGTGTCTATAAAAACCTTTTACCTTTGTAGTATTTTCCTGGTCCTGTTTACAAATTTCAGTCTTCCACTGGTGTCGCGGCAAAAACTAACAAACATCGCTGCCAATTTTGTCTTATTTCTTAATTTTCCTTTAAGGCTTTCATCTATTTCACCCAAGTGTCTTTCATCCATCCACTTCATGTCTACGCTTGGACCAATAGTTCTGTAATCCATATCTTTGACTAAAAAATACGGCCAAGGAATCGTAGAATCAAGGCGGTAGGTTATAGTCCAATTGAAAAAATTATCATAGTATTCTTGACATACTGGGTACCTGTAGTTCGATTCTAGTTGGAGGAAAATGTATCTTTGATTTGGGTTTCTTTTGCGTGGCAGCTGATTTGGTCTCATGTAGAGGATTGGTCTACCGTTAAACAGAATCGCATCATATAACTCCTCTGGTTTATTCGAGTTGGTTCTATTGTCGATATAGCAGTTTTGGTACTTGCAGTTGTTGTTCTCAAAAACTGTGGAACCACTTGAGAAATGTTCAAAAGGATAACAGTCAGGACATTTACGTGGAGTCCATAGAAGGATAGTTTTTAGGTTACCGGAATTTCTATAGGATTTGATATAATTTAGAGTAAAGAGTAAAAATACgtttattgtaataaatgttgttaattttaggattctttttgtatttaaaataatatgtttagccatattattatggtaaattctgaaaagtttcaaaaaataataaaattattcacatATTGCGCACTATGTATTGTAGTCACAGAGTAAAaacgtagtgtttttttttctctgtgAGTAAAACCAATGACGAAGGAATAAACCTACTCTCCATCAGTCAAAGTATCTGGGGCGCTATCGCGAAGTGAAAAAGAAGtaaaacaagttcgcgatagggTGCCTGGACATGTATAAACTAAGTAGTATAAAGTACAGTTATATGTATACGTAACCAAGGGCGGTCTCAGTATTTCCTCCTTTTAATAAAAGTGTTAGATAACTAATATAATCTcttattccctccatccaaaggttgtctggcagagatccgTTTTAGTGATAAAACCACCTTTGcaatttgttaattttattattctttgttggtgtacaaataaagtgtattctatctaaTCTGTCTATAACTACCTATAGTTAGTTGATACTTATcgaatattttcatttcaaatacCGTGTCTATAATGAAATTCTTATCTCCACCCGCCTGTAGCCTGTAGCCTGTAGATATTATTTTCAGGCACCATTAATGCGGAATCTGTGTTTTGTGATGGTAATATGATGGATCGGACCCATCGCTCTCCGCTCTCAAGTTCGTATGAAATGTTTGGtgtggtattatttatacagggtgttgcaaaaatagtatactatgccgaaagggggtgactcagggggtcattttgaacaacttttgttctacgagattggGAAAAACGCGAAGATAAAAATTCGTTCTCCATAGTATAAACTCGCGTAATTattttgaaacaccctgtataggtatgtatgtaaaattttaatccGAAAGAGAGGTTGCATGACTTATAAGATTAtgatgtataaataaaatgaaaattaaatttaaaacacaAATTATAACAGATTCCCTATTTCGcattacataacataaaagtatgtgtacataaatacaggataggtacatacttaattcCGTCTGGTAGAGAGTTTTAATCTTGACTCGTTGgttgaaaataaattcatactgaGTAATATTTAACTGTGCCGCCACTTTTTATTCACCCCGCACTGCCACGCAAATGTATTCATAACTTTTACCATTGCGTCAGGAAAGTTAATATTGAGCTTTTTTTCCATTAAAGACTTGTGAGTACATTTTTTTGTCGGATTGGTGATTTTTTAGGGTgagcatagagaaaagaacactacgttttaGGCTGGGGTGAGGCTGTTTTCCATATACTTTTCAGGGTCATGGACATGTCATTAAAAAAAGATGTAAAACAATGCAGCGTGGCTTACCGCAGCAATGGGGCCTCATCCTTATTTTGTAAACCATCtacaatagtttattttacataaatatttactcaAGTAATAAcgaagaatattttttacttcacTTAAACTGCATTTtatcaatataaaataaaaaaatataaatacataaaagtttttctgaaagttttataatttaaagttcAATCAATCTTTTTGTTTTGGCTCTAATTTAAAGTTGTAAGTTGACAAAGTGATGATCATACACTCGTGACAAAATGACAAATTCATACTTTCcgttgtacctacctacatacaataaaaaaaccactccacttaaaaaaatattgagaaaATTCCGGCAAGCGCAAAAATGCAGTTTGTTCCTACCTCCCTGCGCTATATTCTGAACAAATTCGGCAGCATTTTCCAGTCTTTTGGTGAATTTTTCGCTCCCTCGGCTGAACATTGCTAATCTGCTGATATTGAATAGCTCACACCCCACAtgagtacctaagtaagtactcgGGACGAATGAAAAAAATCCAAATATaatgcaaaaaaaacttttattttaagaaataagGATGTAAAATTTTGAAGCTGCACTTTTGACATCCCTATTTCTTTGTGTATTTAATACTACTTTGGTGGTTTGTTAGGCCCTTGTTTGGTGTCCATGCTGGAAAAAGCTTCCATATCTgagggcacggcagtgcccccaccaagtcgagcaaaaaagcggcacggccgtaccatccttttctcgaagcaattcaggccattttcgaccccctgtaacttcgttgtggataaaagtagaagactgaattttcaataaccatgcaggcattgtaaagacacggtatatatattacaaatttcattaaatttgaaacagtagtttaagaattataacgggtcaaagtttcttaattttgtcactgacacactcactcactcaccgatcataaaaattctaaggcacttctagcagacctagaagcttcaaatttggaatataagaAGTGTTTGGTGTCAAGAACAAtcaaggaaaaactaaaatatttgggggcaCCAACTCGAGtgaatttttcaattttgttccagttttctagataggtaggtacataactgcttaaataatttcataatcacatatctgggggcacggcagtgcccccaccaagtaaatataggcgcacggtagtgcccctgccaaatcgagcaaaaaattcccgtcatgcaaattacatccgcaaaggatggattacctagctacggacaaagcacatcaggctaccagtgctaccacttatagtcaaattttcttaatgaaGGTACAATGAATTTAGTGTATTTGTATAAAACCTACAGTATTAAACGTGTTCATAATGTTATCGTTTGTACACACtttgtacattataataattttagtttgaGTTATCCATTGCATAAGCCGCACATAAGTttcaaatatttgttattgtttacttAACTACCAATGTCTAATACATACAATGTGTAAGTGAACTTGTATAGACACTCatataacattatattttataataactttaattcaACTACACAATTTTTCTTGAGGCCCGCAACATGTTGGCAACACcaacattaatatttaaaaacataaatgtatttGCGGTTCCTACTCTCTTCTTCCATCTTGGTGTAACCTAATGTGTGTgtacagtaaataaaacagtttttattaatatttacaagtCGTGTTTGAAGTCATCCTCTACCACAAATCTACTCAGGACCGAACTCAATCCAGCTAACAGTCTACATCTATCGATTACAACAGTATTGGAAACtaaggttgaaatttaattagggaaatttgatgcagtacgaagtatcaaagttacgtttattcattacgtaggcaaaaataaagattcttgattcttacctcaagtttgcgatttatgtaggtaggcaaCCTACCAAACTAAGTTAACGCACCTACGTACCTGGAAGGtaccgaaaagaaaaaaaagtagaactgtctacaaaatacaaaaagaaatgaaatcccatcaaaaacaatacttgtcaaaaaaaccaagtctctaACTCAGTtattctacggtaaaaagatTGTGAtatccatgtaataccaagtcttatccacacacgcatctcaatcttaaaaacatttaatgttttatataaatatattgacttggtcatcgcactaaataatttaattaacacgtgtttccatgcgatggccgagtcaatatatttatataaaacattaaatatttttaaaattgagATGCGTGAGTGGATAAGACTTGATATAACATGGATCTTACAatctttttaccgtag
It includes:
- the LOC105385799 gene encoding alpha-(1,3)-fucosyltransferase C isoform X2, which encodes MVKDVNNRTIGPGLNMNWINPEEMLSIDEDLAAKLRKKKKLAAWLVSNCWNVENDRVEYVHYLQQALKRYNEVVDIIGFCGNYKCPMTHMKQCEEILENDYAFYLAFENSFAVNYVTEKVLRALQHYMIPIVYGGVNYSRFLPPGSYIDALQLGPEKLAALMHKVGHDENEYFRYFKWRNHYSFVDNVNKTTAVCELCSKLNEDTETSVYTEFRKWWNHPSMNCSEINGSNDY
- the LOC105385799 gene encoding alpha-(1,3)-fucosyltransferase C isoform X1, yielding MARRRKIKSINYSRPMLLFILCSLQIYIIIVLYLIFSHSIPLTTIFSDIQSDVNIKQMKTILLWVNNRFFPLDLFSGGTDMFKASNCSYQNCYVVKNATEFPEMSHEEYDAIIFNGCPRQNLPTDAMATPLIRRPSQRYIFFQLEPPTKVPVCDILYENFFNWTVSYRFDSTIFWPFFLVKDVNNRTIGPGLNMNWINPEEMLSIDEDLAAKLRKKKKLAAWLVSNCWNVENDRVEYVHYLQQALKRYNEVVDIIGFCGNYKCPMTHMKQCEEILENDYAFYLAFENSFAVNYVTEKVLRALQHYMIPIVYGGVNYSRFLPPGSYIDALQLGPEKLAALMHKVGHDENEYFRYFKWRNHYSFVDNVNKTTAVCELCSKLNEDTETSVYTEFRKWWNHPSMNCSEINGSNDY
- the LOC105385799 gene encoding alpha-(1,3)-fucosyltransferase C isoform X3 — protein: MKDVNNRTIGPGLNMNWINPEEMLSIDEDLAAKLRKKKKLAAWLVSNCWNVENDRVEYVHYLQQALKRYNEVVDIIGFCGNYKCPMTHMKQCEEILENDYAFYLAFENSFAVNYVTEKVLRALQHYMIPIVYGGVNYSRFLPPGSYIDALQLGPEKLAALMHKVGHDENEYFRYFKWRNHYSFVDNVNKTTAVCELCSKLNEDTETSVYTEFRKWWNHPSMNCSEINGSNDY
- the LOC105385802 gene encoding alpha-(1,3)-fucosyltransferase C, with product MAKHIILNTKRILKLTTFITINVFLLFTLNYIKSYRNSGNLKTILLWTPRKCPDCYPFEHFSSGSTVFENNNCKYQNCYIDNRTNSNKPEELYDAILFNGRPILYMRPNQLPRKRNPNQRYIFLQLESNYRYPVCQEYYDNFFNWTITYRLDSTIPWPYFLVKDMDYRTIGPSVDMKWMDERHLGEIDESLKGKLRNKTKLAAMFVSFCRDTSGRLKFVNRTRKILQRYHYDIDIYGYCGSLSCPKLQTKSCDNIVNKHYKFYLAFENSFSEDYITEKALRALQNNAVPIVYGGSNYKRFLPPLSYIDALHLGAARLADLMLDVSRDETKLFDYFKWRNQYSYKDNTAGEEVMCQLCARLNEDEGRDTYPEFRKWWNHRETNCNMTHLIHRLF